One Sodalis praecaptivus DNA segment encodes these proteins:
- a CDS encoding LacI family DNA-binding transcriptional regulator has translation MANIRDVANRAEVSVSSVSNVLNNRTDQMRPETLARIRQSMLDLNYQPNRIAQQLKTGQTRMIGLLVPSIVNPSFAMLTREIDRVAKANQYRVLLGNTYRQADEEQAFLEDMFAHGVKGVIVVATAMDRPHFADAARQGLVMVNYDSLMSSDLSKGQPPFDSVSMDNVEAGRLATEHLIQRGCRQLAFATESSLTISRSHKIEGFFVAAKAHGLADRAHVIEGTAEVAYGDAEMTELGRALAAKILQASPMPDGVVAINDALGIGLMAGLRQAGVRIPQDISVIGIDNIPLADLVQPPMSSVIPPLGEMVNIMMHRLLTRIENPALAPEEFLFTPRLICRQSVIAGEPSPGE, from the coding sequence ATGGCCAATATCCGGGATGTCGCTAACCGCGCGGAGGTTTCCGTCAGCAGTGTTTCTAATGTGCTGAACAATCGAACCGACCAAATGCGCCCTGAGACACTCGCGCGTATCCGCCAGTCCATGCTCGATTTGAATTATCAGCCTAACCGCATCGCGCAGCAGCTTAAAACCGGACAAACACGCATGATCGGCTTGCTGGTGCCGTCTATCGTTAACCCGAGTTTTGCCATGTTGACCCGGGAAATCGATCGCGTCGCCAAGGCCAACCAATATCGCGTGCTGCTGGGTAATACCTACCGGCAGGCGGATGAAGAGCAGGCCTTTTTGGAAGATATGTTCGCGCACGGCGTAAAAGGGGTGATTGTTGTCGCCACCGCGATGGATCGCCCGCATTTTGCCGATGCCGCCCGTCAGGGCTTAGTGATGGTCAATTACGATAGCCTGATGTCCTCCGATTTATCAAAAGGCCAGCCACCGTTCGACAGTGTATCGATGGATAATGTCGAAGCCGGACGTCTGGCCACGGAGCATCTGATTCAACGCGGGTGTCGGCAGTTGGCCTTCGCGACGGAAAGCTCGCTGACGATCAGTCGCTCTCATAAAATAGAAGGTTTTTTTGTTGCGGCGAAAGCCCATGGGCTTGCAGACCGGGCGCACGTCATCGAGGGGACGGCTGAGGTGGCCTACGGCGACGCGGAAATGACCGAACTGGGGCGGGCGCTGGCGGCGAAAATTTTACAGGCATCGCCGATGCCGGATGGCGTCGTGGCTATCAACGATGCGTTGGGGATTGGTCTGATGGCGGGGCTACGACAGGCTGGGGTGCGCATACCGCAGGATATTTCGGTGATCGGTATCGATAATATTCCGCTGGCGGATTTGGTCCAGCCGCCGATGAGCTCGGTGATTCCGCCGCTGGGGGAGATGGTCAATATCATGATGCATCGATTATTAACGCGCATTGAAAACCCCGCTCTGGCGCCCGAGGAGTTTCTTTTCACACCACGATTAATCTGTCGACAATCTGTCATTGCGGGGGAGCCGTCCCCGGGTGAATAA
- a CDS encoding TRAP transporter large permease subunit, whose translation MAERSMVMKNRAGLLVYLSRLNKILTTMTAWAGGVVLLINVLVVSASVIWRYALHSPIEWAEEVARAMMIALVFFGVATSTGRGGHIGVDLFLRFIPEPIRPYIVHASRWVLFLVAVGLVISSYGLLQVSRFQTTETGLPQVISVIPVMVGAIVMMLGALEHALSERRKVVLLSGGGIVLLVVLGWLKLSLMADPATAAAGLMLICFLLGILAGVPIAFTLGLSAMVFFICDPSLPFVFFSQQVVAGVDHFVLLAIPFFLLAGAAMEHNGMSTRLVELVVRGMGRFRGGLNMTTVLSMAFFSGISGSKLADVAAVGGVLMPAVRRANEDSEEAAGVFAASAVVAETIPPCVNLIVLGFVANISIGALFIAGLLPAACLLVLMLIAANRFGGKINIQAAYPQMRPRLQLWLGAIVGLAMIFMIGRGVMMGIATSTEISAFAVVYAIVVGRLAFGELTLRATVKMFIDIAAMSGVLLFIVACATSLSYVLTIQMIPQQIAELLVGIGQSEGAWVFLLLTILILIIFGAVLEGAPALIIFAPILVPIAVQLGFNPLHFGIVMILAMGFGLFSPPIGLGLYTTCAICGVEMKNVIRPMIKYLLVSLGGIILIALIPTISTWLPRLAGY comes from the coding sequence ATGGCTGAAAGATCAATGGTAATGAAAAATCGTGCCGGACTGCTGGTCTATCTCTCCCGGCTTAATAAAATCCTGACAACGATGACCGCCTGGGCGGGCGGCGTGGTGCTACTGATTAATGTCCTTGTCGTTTCCGCTTCCGTAATCTGGCGTTATGCGCTGCATTCCCCGATAGAGTGGGCAGAAGAAGTCGCGCGCGCGATGATGATTGCGCTGGTTTTCTTCGGCGTCGCCACCTCCACCGGGCGCGGCGGCCATATCGGCGTGGATCTGTTCTTGCGTTTTATTCCTGAGCCTATCCGCCCCTATATCGTGCACGCCAGTCGCTGGGTGCTGTTTTTAGTGGCCGTTGGCCTGGTGATTTCCAGTTATGGCTTGCTTCAGGTCTCGCGATTTCAGACCACGGAAACCGGGTTGCCGCAGGTTATTTCGGTCATTCCGGTCATGGTTGGCGCCATTGTGATGATGCTGGGGGCGCTTGAACATGCGCTGAGCGAGAGAAGAAAAGTGGTGTTATTGAGCGGCGGCGGCATCGTGTTGCTGGTTGTTCTCGGATGGTTGAAACTGTCGCTCATGGCCGACCCGGCTACTGCCGCCGCCGGGCTGATGCTGATATGTTTTTTACTGGGTATTCTCGCCGGCGTGCCGATTGCGTTCACGCTGGGTTTATCCGCCATGGTGTTTTTTATCTGCGATCCCTCGCTACCGTTTGTGTTTTTCTCCCAGCAGGTGGTGGCCGGCGTGGATCACTTTGTGCTACTGGCCATTCCGTTCTTCCTATTGGCGGGTGCGGCAATGGAACACAATGGCATGTCCACACGCCTCGTGGAATTGGTCGTCCGCGGGATGGGGCGTTTCCGCGGCGGGCTGAATATGACCACTGTGCTGTCGATGGCCTTTTTTTCCGGGATTTCCGGCTCGAAACTGGCCGACGTTGCCGCCGTCGGCGGCGTGCTGATGCCCGCGGTGCGCCGCGCCAACGAAGACAGCGAAGAGGCGGCTGGCGTGTTCGCCGCTTCGGCGGTGGTGGCGGAAACCATCCCCCCCTGCGTCAATCTCATTGTACTGGGGTTTGTGGCCAATATTTCCATTGGCGCGCTGTTTATCGCCGGATTGCTGCCTGCCGCCTGCCTGCTGGTGTTGATGCTGATTGCGGCAAATCGTTTCGGCGGCAAGATCAACATCCAGGCCGCTTACCCGCAAATGCGCCCGCGCCTCCAGCTGTGGCTGGGCGCGATCGTCGGTTTAGCGATGATTTTTATGATTGGCCGTGGCGTGATGATGGGGATAGCCACCTCAACCGAAATTTCCGCCTTTGCCGTGGTGTATGCCATCGTCGTCGGCCGGCTGGCGTTTGGCGAACTGACCTTACGGGCCACGGTGAAAATGTTTATCGACATTGCGGCAATGTCCGGCGTCCTGTTATTTATCGTTGCCTGCGCGACCAGTCTCTCATACGTGCTGACCATTCAGATGATCCCGCAGCAAATTGCCGAACTGCTGGTTGGCATCGGTCAGTCGGAGGGGGCCTGGGTGTTTTTGCTGCTGACTATCCTTATTTTGATTATTTTCGGTGCCGTATTGGAAGGGGCGCCGGCTTTAATCATCTTTGCCCCTATCCTGGTGCCTATTGCCGTGCAGTTAGGTTTTAATCCTTTGCATTTCGGTATCGTTATGATTCTGGCGATGGGGTTCGGCCTCTTTTCGCCACCGATCGGGCTGGGGTTGTATACCACCTGCGCTATCTGCGGGGTGGAAATGAAAAATGTGATCCGCCCGATGATAAAGTATTTGCTGGTCTCCTTAGGGGGTATCATCCTGATTGCTTTGATCCCGACGATATCCACATGGTTACCCCGTTTGGCGGGGTATTGA
- a CDS encoding TRAP transporter substrate-binding protein: MKSSPSGLRQLVMGALVTSVLFAAGSFANVAQAAVNLRVYSSLTADDNSAHYIWFKRFQANIEKDPQLKNEIKLNYFPNAMLGKEADATQQVRVGAINMMISGTSIWATIAPEIGVLDLGYLFKDWNQVGKALDGKAGEALSALLLKKANIVVVGYAYNLGARNIYTKKVIEKPEDLKNLKIRVLPVPNFIATINHMGAVAIPMPGGEVYSSLQMGVIDGLEHDSATVLANKFYEIAKNASLTQHIYNPIVIAINNKSFQQIPENLRPAFLAAAREATEYERQQSSVVEENAVKQLKSLGMVFHDIDREALRNEVKPVWDAFLTKYPQMKPVVDDVAAAE; this comes from the coding sequence ATGAAATCTTCGCCTTCCGGCTTACGTCAACTCGTCATGGGTGCGTTGGTTACTTCCGTGCTGTTTGCGGCGGGCAGTTTCGCTAACGTTGCGCAAGCTGCCGTTAATCTTCGCGTTTATTCCTCTCTTACGGCGGACGATAACTCCGCGCATTACATTTGGTTTAAGCGTTTTCAAGCCAATATTGAAAAAGACCCCCAGCTGAAAAATGAAATCAAGCTGAATTACTTCCCCAATGCCATGCTGGGTAAAGAAGCGGACGCAACGCAACAGGTGCGCGTTGGCGCCATTAATATGATGATCTCGGGCACGTCTATCTGGGCAACAATCGCGCCAGAGATAGGGGTTCTGGATTTAGGGTATTTATTCAAAGACTGGAATCAGGTAGGCAAAGCGCTGGATGGTAAAGCGGGCGAGGCGTTGTCGGCGCTGCTGCTCAAAAAAGCCAATATCGTCGTAGTGGGTTATGCCTACAACCTGGGCGCACGAAATATCTATACCAAAAAAGTTATCGAGAAACCGGAGGATTTGAAAAACCTGAAAATTCGGGTATTACCGGTGCCGAACTTTATCGCCACGATAAACCATATGGGCGCGGTCGCTATCCCTATGCCGGGGGGCGAAGTTTACTCCAGTCTGCAAATGGGGGTGATTGACGGTTTGGAACATGACTCGGCCACCGTCCTGGCGAATAAGTTTTATGAAATTGCCAAAAATGCCTCGCTGACGCAGCACATCTATAACCCGATCGTGATTGCTATTAATAACAAGAGTTTCCAGCAAATACCCGAAAACCTGCGCCCGGCATTTCTGGCTGCGGCTCGAGAAGCAACGGAATACGAACGTCAGCAGTCGTCCGTGGTGGAAGAGAATGCGGTGAAGCAATTGAAATCGCTCGGCATGGTGTTCCACGACATCGACCGCGAGGCGTTGCGTAACGAAGTTAAACCGGTTTGGGACGCATTTTTGACCAAATATCCGCAGATGAAACCCGTCGTGGATGATGTCGCCGCGGCGGAATAA
- a CDS encoding GH1 family beta-glucosidase: protein MSKHFPPDFLWGVAASAFQTEGATHEDGRGQSVWDDYSHTPGRTVNGDTADIACDHYHRYPEDIALMRRLGVKAYRLSIAWPRILPDGKGRINPLGLDFYDRVIDLLLHEGITPWICLHHWDMPVAVEAAGGWRTRDTAAVFADYAAVVARHFADRVKYYAPINEPNVIPWVAYNLGRHAPGRQSRDACLRAVHHLNLAHGLTVSALRAEVSGAQIGSIISLGPVHPQHDDGPHRQAQVLGECLWRRVMVDPLWLGRYPEPLASELAPLIQPDDMARIQQKMDFFGLNHYNRVYVGPNANASWGVAETAPPPGLPLTDVNWFIDPSAFLEQIHDTARRYGNPPIYITENGAAFPDALRPDRRVVDDARIDYFAGYLAAMHQAIAEGCDVRGYFAWSLMDNFEWGRGYSKRFGLVYTDYPTLQRIPKQSYYWLQQVIKNNALSYRG, encoded by the coding sequence TGGCGGCTTCCGCTTTTCAGACCGAAGGCGCCACCCACGAGGATGGCCGCGGCCAGAGCGTGTGGGATGACTATAGCCATACGCCCGGCAGGACGGTCAACGGCGACACCGCCGATATTGCCTGCGATCATTATCATCGCTACCCAGAAGATATCGCCCTGATGCGTCGGTTGGGGGTCAAGGCTTATCGCCTGTCCATCGCCTGGCCGCGCATCCTGCCCGACGGCAAGGGGCGCATCAATCCGCTGGGATTGGATTTTTATGACCGGGTAATCGATTTGCTGCTGCATGAGGGGATCACGCCATGGATATGCCTGCACCATTGGGATATGCCGGTCGCGGTGGAAGCGGCGGGCGGATGGCGCACGCGCGATACCGCCGCGGTGTTTGCCGATTATGCCGCGGTAGTGGCGCGCCATTTCGCCGATCGGGTGAAATATTATGCCCCCATTAATGAGCCTAACGTTATTCCCTGGGTGGCCTATAACCTGGGGCGGCATGCGCCGGGGCGCCAGAGCCGCGACGCTTGCTTGCGCGCGGTGCACCATTTGAATCTGGCCCACGGCCTGACCGTTAGCGCGCTGCGTGCCGAAGTGTCCGGCGCGCAGATCGGCAGTATCATTTCCCTGGGGCCGGTCCATCCTCAGCATGACGATGGGCCGCATCGGCAGGCGCAGGTGTTGGGTGAGTGCCTGTGGCGGCGGGTGATGGTGGATCCACTGTGGCTCGGCCGTTATCCGGAACCGTTGGCCAGCGAGCTGGCGCCCTTGATTCAGCCTGATGATATGGCGCGTATTCAGCAGAAGATGGATTTCTTTGGGCTTAATCATTACAACCGGGTCTACGTCGGACCCAACGCCAACGCCAGCTGGGGCGTGGCGGAAACCGCGCCGCCGCCCGGCCTGCCGTTAACCGACGTCAACTGGTTTATCGATCCGTCGGCGTTTTTGGAACAAATTCATGATACCGCGCGGCGCTACGGCAATCCACCGATTTATATCACGGAAAACGGCGCCGCTTTTCCCGACGCGCTGCGTCCCGATCGCCGCGTGGTGGATGACGCGCGTATTGACTATTTTGCGGGTTATTTGGCGGCGATGCATCAAGCGATAGCGGAAGGCTGCGACGTCCGCGGCTATTTTGCCTGGTCGCTGATGGATAATTTTGAGTGGGGGCGCGGTTACAGCAAACGCTTCGGGCTGGTGTACACCGATTATCCCACTTTGCAGCGCATCCCCAAGCAGTCCTATTATTGGCTCCAGCAGGTGATAAAAAATAATGCATTGAGCTATCGTGGGTGA